A region of Arabidopsis thaliana chromosome 5, partial sequence DNA encodes the following proteins:
- the MYB43 gene encoding myb domain protein 43 (myb domain protein 43 (MYB43); CONTAINS InterPro DOMAIN/s: SANT, DNA-binding (InterPro:IPR001005), Homeodomain-like (InterPro:IPR009057), Myb, DNA-binding (InterPro:IPR014778), HTH transcriptional regulator, Myb-type, DNA-binding (InterPro:IPR017930), Homeodomain-related (InterPro:IPR012287), Myb transcription factor (InterPro:IPR015495); BEST Arabidopsis thaliana protein match is: myb domain protein 20 (TAIR:AT1G66230.1); Has 1807 Blast hits to 1807 proteins in 277 species: Archae - 0; Bacteria - 0; Metazoa - 736; Fungi - 347; Plants - 385; Viruses - 0; Other Eukaryotes - 339 (source: NCBI BLink).) has product MGRQPCCDKVGLKKGPWTIEEDKKLINFILTNGHCCWRALPKLSGLLRCGKSCRLRWINYLRPDLKRGLLSEYEEQKVINLHAQLGNRWSKIASHLPGRTDNEIKNHWNTHIKKKLRKMGIDPLTHKPLSEQEASQQAQGRKKSLVPHDDKNPKQDQQTKDEQEQHQLEQALEKNNTSVSGDGFCIDEVPLLNPHEILIDISSSHHHHSNDDNVNINTSKFTSPSSSSSSTSSCISSVVPGDEFSKFFDEMEILDLKWLSSDDSLGDDISKDGKFNNSTVDTMNLWDINDLSSLDMFMNEHDDGFIGNGNGCSRMVLDQDSWTFDLL; this is encoded by the exons atggGGAGGCAACCATGTTGTGACAAAGTAGGGTTAAAGAAAGGGCCATGGACtattgaagaagacaagaagcTCATCAACTTCATCCTCACCAATGGCCATTGCTGTTGGAGAGCTCTTCCCAAGCTTTCTG GACTATTGCGGTGTGGTAAAAGCTGCAGATTAAGATGGATAAATTATTTAAGACCTGATTTAAAAAGAGGTCTTTTATCAGAATATGAAGAACAAAAGGTCATTAATCTCCATGCGCAACTTGGCAATAG ATGGTCAAAGATTGCCTCTCATCTACCAGGAAGAACTGATAATGAAATAAAGAACCATTGGAACACACacataaagaaaaagctaaggaaaatgGGTATTGACCCTTTGACCCATAAGCCTCTCTCTGAACAAGAAGCTTCACAACAAGCTCAAGggagaaagaaaagtttagTGCCTCATGATGACAAGAACccaaaacaagatcaacaaaCCAAAGACGAACAAGAACAACATCAATTAGAGCAAGCTTTGGAGAAGAACAACACATCAGTGTCTGGTGATGGGTTTTGCATTGATGAAGTCCCATTGCTCAATCCACATGAGATCTTGATCgacatctcttcttctcatcatcatcattctaATGATGATAATGTCAATATCAACACTAGTAAATttacttctccttcttcctcttcctcttctacgTCGTCGTGTATATCATCAGTAGTACCGGGTGATGAGTTCTCCAAgttttttgatgaaatggaGATTCTTGACCTCAAGTGGCTTTCATCCGATGATTCTTTAGGGGACGATATTAGCAAAGACGGCAAGTTCAACAACAGTACTGTTGATACGATGAACTTGTGGGACATCAATGATTTGAGCAGCTtggatatgtttatgaatgaACATGATGATGGTTTTATTGGAAATGGAAATGGATGTTCAAGAATGGTTTTAGATCAAGATTCATGGACATTTGATCTCCTCtag